Genomic window (Candidatus Nitrosocosmicus franklandus):
TATGTTTATAATAAAGATATCTGCCCAGATAAGTCAGGATGTTCTTGTTCAAAGCTGCATGTAATTGAAAAACCCAATGGAGTTTCTGTAGTTCTTATTCAGTGGCACAGGGGACATAAAAAATGTTATTTTACACTAGTTCCAACTAAAGTGCTAAAGGAATTCAAGTCAATGGATGATTTTGAATATAGGCCACATATACGTTCAGCTCATGAATATATGAAGGTTAAAACAAAGGATGACAAAATTACTTTTATGTGGCTTAGAAAAGCACACTACAATGTAATGTGTAGAGTAATGAAACCGTTTGAGGCCAATGTGTTGGCAGGAAGAGCCAAATCAGTTGACGCCAAGCACTATGCAATGTATGAGTTGGATGAAATGTCACAGAAATACGCAGAAGCATGGAAAAAGTTTGATGTAAATATCAACTAGTCATAATAAAAAATTTTTACATAGTGATTTATTTCTTTCAAATGTTATATAATTCTTTAGTAACGATTCTCGATCTTGAATATAGGAATTTTATATCAATTTCAACAAATTCACATCATTTGAACATACCATAAGGGTTTTTATAACAGCTATAACTCATTTTATAAATTTATTAAGAACCTATCCTAAAATTAATTTTCTATAGATTATGCTACAATAAGAGAATTGTACCAACCCAAGATAGTTTTCATACTTCTTATCATATCTAGTAAAGAGTTTCCTAAACCTGTTATGCTCCGAATTAGTAGGCTCAACAACCCATCATTTGGAAGAATATTTTTTATGATTTGGGTTCGGTTTTTCTTTAACCTTTTCTTCACTGTCGTTTACTTTCTTCTTTTTCTTTTTCTTGATCGGTAGATGAAATATAGAGCCTCGTTTGATTAATTATTACAGTTCCTTTTCATTGGATTTATATCCTTTGTCTAGAAAGAGATGTTATAGTTGTCGCCTTCCTCTTGATCTAGGTTTGGATCTGGGTGATGATCTAGGTCTTTTTATTACTGTTTTATCAACTACATCTGTTACCAGATTGATGTCGTGAATTCTGTATTCAGATTATATTGCAACCGATATAGGAATACCTTTCTTCTCAGGATATGAGAAGCATTAAGAAGAACAAAAGACTTATTGAAGTTAAAGAGAAGTATATGCACCGTTGAACAACCGAGACGGACTTTTAATCTCTAAAGACATCATTTGGAGAATATAAAGATTTCAAAGAGGATAATAGAGATAGTGATACAAATATCACTATATAATCGGTACATATGAATATAGGAGGACCCAAATCGAGATGATAGGAAGACAGGAAACACATACAAAACGGCTTAAGATCAAATTTCTTTACGCATAGTTCTATGTTAATTTTCGACATCGAAAAATAACCGGCATATACTAGAGAGTAAATTATCAGAGTTTTTTCTTTTCTTTTATTAAAACATCTATTTGGTTGTTTATCATATTCTTATGCTGCATTAATGTTTCATACACTATCCAGTTATCTTCTACGTCTTCTATTATTCTCCCTATCTTAGCCAATGCAATCTTTAACGTAGAGATTGTTTTATCGAATGCCCTTTGTGCTTTAAAATCAATTTCTTCCAACGTATCTTTCCTAAAAGAATGGTCAAAATAATCCATTCCATCTCCCTCATAAATATAAACAGCATTAGTTGGAGTAGAAGAAGAAATTGTAGCATTGGCATCAGTTATGAAGTCGGTATTGTCTTTATTACTGTTAGTATTGTTGTTGTTATTATTGGCAATGTGTTGTTCATAATCCACACCCTCTTTTATTAACATCCTCATTTTTGCTACGGAAATCTTGTTACCTAAGACCTGTTGTGCAATATGCAGTTGTTTTTCTTTATCCTTTATGTATATCAGTTCCTCGGCTACACTCGTACTCAAGTTTGATTTTTTGACCTCGTCAAGTATCTCTGAAGGTAAGTCTAGCAAAGAAATTCTTTTAGATATATAAGAAATACTCTTTGATATTTTAGAAGATAAATCAGACAAACCTCCCCATCCAAAATCATAAACATAGGCTTTGAATGCTTTTCCTTCTTCTAATGGATCTAGATCCCTTCTTTGAATATTCTCAACCAAAGAAACTTCAAATGCTTCCTTTTCATCCAATTCAACTATTTGGCAAACGATCTTTCTTAAGCCTAGTTTTTTGCAAGCTAAATATCTCCTGTTTCCCGTTACGATCTTAAATTCTGTCTTTTCTGATAGCGCTGGTGTTGAAGTTACTGTTGTTGTTCGTACAATAATAGGATTTAACAACCCATTTTGCTTTATAGAAAGTGCCAGTTCATCTATATTATCATCATCACAAAAATCGGATTGTCTAGTGTGAAATCTATAGCTAGGAGAAGAAATCTGATGAATAGGGACCTCTTCTATGATTCCGTTCATCAAAGACGATGTAGCAAACGGTTTTTGCACAACTATGACAATGTAATGCAGAATATAAACATATCTTAATATTTATTAATTAATAAAATTAACTACAAAAACAAAACGGATGCCTCGACTACTACAATATCAATCCATTAAACATTTTGAATCCAAGATTCAAATGGCATTGTTAAATAGAATCATGTTTAAAATAATAGATAAGCTGAATTTCTTGGGAGACAACAAATTTTGTCAAAATCAGATGATGAACAGTTTATAAGAAATCAACCGAGACATCGGATTCTGGTTGTTGATGACAGTTATGAAACAAATTTGTTTTTCAAAATGACTCTAGAACAAGAGGGATTGTATGTGGAAACATATAGCGATCCTCTTGAAGTGGTACAGACCTTTGAACCAAATTATTATGATCTGGTATTGCTCGACATAAGATTGCCTCATATGAATGGATTTGAATTATACAAGATGCTTAAAGAAATTGATAAATCCGTAAAAGTATGTTTTATTACAAGTTTTGAAGCCTATTACAAATCATTAGTTGAGGAATTTGATTTAGACATTAAATGTTTTATCAGAAAACCCATCCAAAAAGATGAATTAATTAAACATGTAATTGAACAGCTAGTAACCTCAGAATAACATGCTAGGCACCCATATTTAATGCATCCTTCTAATAACCATAAGACAAATTTCAATTGACTTACCTGTTTATTAGGGCAAGATTGATTACTGCACCTAATAACTCTAGCAACTGGAATAGAGATGCTAATATTTCAAAATACCAATGTAGAATTGGAAAATTAATGCAATGATAGTAATAATTTTACTCAGATTAAAATAGCGGTATATTAATTAGAAGATATTGACAGATTCTTATCAAATTGAAGGAGAAATCTGGATAGATGATAACAACAAGATCGACAATGTAACAACATATGTACGAATCGAGGATACTAGTAGAGCCGATGCTCCTTCAAGAATGATAGCACAGAACATACTAAGAAATGTCAAGTTTAGGTCCGAAGGCGATAAGAAGGTGCTGCAATTTCATATTAGCACTCCATTATCAAAGGATGATAAAACCTATACAATTAATGTTCATGTTGATATTAATGGAAACGGTAAAATTGATCAAGGAGATTATATTAACATGGAAAGTTATCCTGTTCCCTTACAAAGGTCTAGACAAAAAATTGTAGTCAAAGTAAAACAAATAAGATAAATTTCGTTTCTAGTTGAAGAGTATTTGAATGCGACCTGCTAAAACGACCATCCATTGTTTGGTGCAGTTTGCCAAATATGCCACACTGCATGGTCTGCCCCTCTTGCAAATACTTCCAATCTACCATCAGCGTTTTGGGCTACTACAGGATCGCTTGTTATTATGCCACCTCGTGAGGCCCAGCCGTTAACCCAGCCGTTACTTGGTGCTGTTTGCCATGTATGCCAAAGCGCGTTGTCTGTTCCTCTTGCAAATACTTCCAATCTACCATCAGCGTTTTGGGCTACTACAGGATCGCTTGTTATTATGCCACCTCGTGAGGCCCAGCCGTTAACCCAGCCGTTACTTGGTGCTGTTTGCCATGTATGCCAAAGCGCGTTGTCTGTTCCTCTTGCAAATATCTCTAATCTACCATCTTTATTTCGGCCAACAGCGATATTGCTTGTTATCCTACCTCCCCTTGTAGCCCAGCCGTTAACCCAGCCACCGTTTGGAGCTACCTGCCATGTATGCCAAACTCCATTATCTGTTCCTCTTGCAAATACTTCCAATCTACCATCAGCGTTTTGGGCTACTACAGGATCGCTTGTTATTATGCCACCTCGTGAGGCCCAGCCGTTAACCCAGCCACCGTTTGGAGCTACCTGCCATGTATGCCAAAGCGCGTTGTCTGTTCCTCTTGCAAATATCTCTAATCTACCATCTTTATTTCGGCCAACAGCGATATTGCTTGTTATCCTACCTCCCCTTGTAGCCCAGCCGTTAACCCAGCCACCGTTTGGAGCTACCTGCCATGTATGCCAAACTCCATTATCTGTTCCTCTTGCAAATACTTCCAATCTACCATCAGCGTTTTGGGCTACTACAGGATCGCTTGTTATTATGCCACCTCGTGAGGCCCAGCCGTTAACCCAGCCACCGTTTGGAGCTACCTGCCATGTATGCCAAAGCGCGTTGTCTGTTCCTCTTGCAAATATCTCTAATCTACCATCTTTATTTCGGCCAACAGAAATTTCACTCGTTATTTTTCCACCTCTGGTGCCCCAGCCGGCTCTCGGATACATAAGGTTAATTGCTGCTATATCACCGTCACTTAATCCATTTCGCTGACCTATTGCTGCACCACATGGAAGATCTGTTCTTAATACTTGGATAGTAGGCTGTCCGTTTTTTGAAAAAGCCGTTGCAGGATAATGCATAATTGAACAATAATCATATTGCCCCACGTCATCTCCATCGGTAATGTGTTGATTGAAATTGTGTCTATTTGCGTCCTGAATATTTTCCCAATTGATTCTAATGAAAGTATCTCTGTCCTCACGACTTTGCTCATGCCAACATCCTAGGGCGTGACAGATTTCATGTATGGTACTTCCTGTACCACAACCATCAGCTAATGAGATTATTTGTTTTCCTCCCTGCCTTCCCACATATGACCAACAGCCATCCCTTCGTTCAAATCTTATATAATCGGGGAAGGATGATGCATTACTACTATTTCTCATAATAAACCGAACACCTGTTCGTGATTGTATGTGAGATACAGCATCTGTAACTCTTTGTTGATTGGGCAAGGCGCCATCAATCTCGTAAGGTACTGTGTTATTTGGCCACCGAAATTGACTTCCAGGTATTATAACCGCTCTATTTGTATCACCATCGTCGCTAGGTGTCGCATTTTCATTATCAGTAACTTTTATTGCGATATCACCTTCAAAAATAGACACCCCATCAATGACAGAATATTCTACTTCTTTTTTGGTAAAGGTGTTACCAGATATAAATCCTTTTTTAGTATCGGTGCCTTCACTAAACTCTCTGCAAATGCCTTCAGCGCTTTCCTTGTCCCGTACAGCTGAAGGAAAGTCATCTAGACCTGATGGCATTTTACCAATTTGATCCTCAGCTCCTTGACCCGATCTTTGACTCGTACTATCAGTATTGTCAACAATGTGAAAGTCATCTAGACCTGATGGCATTTTACCAATTTGATCCTCAGCTCCTTGACCCGATCTTTGACTCGTACTATCAGTATTGTCAACAATGTGAAAGTCATCTAGACCTGATGGCATTTTACCAATTTGATCCTCAGAAACCTTCTTACCACTATTATTTTCCATAACATGGAAATAGTAAATGTATTTATAAATATTTACACAAATTTTCAAATGATTAAGACGGTAAGATCTGTTTATCTATTACTCAATACTTACTAATTTCTAATTTTAGAAAAGAAAGTTGTTTTGGACAACTACTCTTAAGTACCTAATAACTCGTTAATTCTTGGTAAATATTGATCAGAGATACAAAAGAATGACAGGATCATCAGAATGAATCACGATAAATCATAGAAATATAAAATATTAAAGAATCTCAATCTACTGTTCAGGACCTCTAGTTGTGTTTTTACTAACAAAGACGTTCTCTGTGCTCATTTAATGGAAATTAGATTTTTGACAGGTAATTATATGAATATAAAATACTATTGACTACACCTAAATAACAAACGGTATCCTATGAATAAATTAGAACAATAGCAATAATATTTAGTTCTTGTCTATAAAATCATATTAACTTGTGAAGGGTATAACCAACTTTTGTTGTTTTAACAGATTCCTAATTTAAGTAAAGGACCATAATAAGAAGTAATTGAAAGTATCTGTTTATTAGATGATAACAGTAGAAGGTAATAACTTTATTGAAAATTCACAAATGCATTTGAATAAACTAAAGATGGACTTATAGACGATAAAAAAGAATGACGATTAATGGTTGGATACCATTTTTCTACATTCAATATAGAAATGTTTGCTTATACAACGTCGAGTTTTTCGAAATGACTACAATAATTATAAAACATTGTTTAGTTTCTATATTTAATTTTGAGGATAATAAAGTTAAGAATGATTTATTGAAATATGTTATTGCCTTTCCGTATTCTTGTTAAATAATTACCTCAATAAGAAAAATAAGTTAAAGTATATCGTATGAATATCTAACGATACTTTAATATGGAATTTTAATTGAACAGTTAAAGATTTAGTCCTTAATAGAAATTAAATGTATTTCATTTATTCAGTAATTGATATACCTCTGATATTACAAAAAAATTTTGGATTGTGTGATTATGATTGCTTTATGGTTAAAACCATTTTTTATTATGATTGTGACAATTCTTCAAGATTTATCGATTCCATAGACAAGTACATACGTTAGAATAAAATTATGAAATATGTTTTTTCAAGATGCAAAGCGTATATTAGTCATCTTTGAATTGTCAATTTGAAGGGATCGCTCCAGAGTATCTTTAGTCAGACCTACTAAATTAACCATAAAATTAAGAGTATCACAGCTAAATTATAGAAAACAGAATTAGTTATCCTTGAATTAGCTTTTTCTTGCTGATAAAGTTCTTGAAGTAATTTCATGGCACCGCAGAGGGGTTGCAACATGTTTATCATGAAAACAATAGTGTTAGATTTGCAGTTCTTGATCGAACAAATTTTATAGATAAGTTAGTAAATTCAACAATATTGGGTCACTTTATTAATCAAGATTTCTAAATCTATACCCCTCCAAAACATACTATAGCTTCATTATATCTTCCTAAAACAAATGATGAAACTCGTTTATCATACCAAGTGGGTAAAATACTAGGTCTTACCAATAGCATTTTCAAATTCTCGAATTTCTTCACTAAATTATTTTAGACGAATAAGAGAGTGTCTTTAGTTCTTTTATTCATAGGTAAAATGTGGTTTTGTATTTAAGGATCTCCTGAAGAAATTGAGGGAATGATTAATTTTTGTAACATATCATTCTAAGATCCAGATTAGGTTAAGTGATTGCATTCCTTTAATGTTTTGTCGATTCCAAATCATTACATGGCTTCTTCTTATTCATTTCGATTAATATATTTTAGAAACTCCTGTTATTCAACATGTGTGCACAATTAGAATTCAGCCAAATTCACTTATCGAAGTATAGAATAGCTTCTTTGTAATCCCTTAAATGATAAAGAGCATTCTCTGATTGGATCAAGGATCGGCAAGGTTCGATTTCAATTCTTTTGTTTTTTAATTTACTTTGTATTCAAGGTTAAAATCTTGATCGATAAAAACGTCACATAGTAATGATGAATATAGCCTATAACAGTAAGGTCATTGATAGCAGATGAAAGCAAATGCCAGAGTTTAACTCATGAATGTATTGCTGAATGCAAATCTGTATGTGATTTTTATTCCAAATTTCTATCTAAGCTGTATCAGCATGGTATATCGTTCATCAAATTAAACGATCGGATATCATAAGATTCTAGTTGAAAATGGGATGTGGGTTTATAATTAATTCTTTCTTACTTTTCAGCATTATTACTTAAGGGTATAACGGAGTAACCTTCCCTAACCGTGTAATTCCTATCTCCACCGAAATGTTGAGGCAAGGTTGCTGTACCGTTCTCGATCCAAACATAGGCAATCCCATTCTTATAATCATAACAATCACCTATCTATTGTAATCACAATTAGTTGGACTAATTTCTCCATCATTCATCACTAAAGTAACGTCACTTTCAACTTCAGAGAAATTGTTATAAATGTTCGAAAAGTTAGCTAGGGCTGGCATAATTTCCATATTACCGAATAACGTGATTGTCATCAATGAACATAACCCAGTCAACATTATCAGGCCAATTAGTTTATCCTTTCCTGGATAGAACCTGTACATAAAATTTATGAAGGGATCACCATTATTTATCTATTTAGGATTTTGGTAATTTAGACCTTTAAATGTCTATAATTTCCTATTAGATGCAAATAAGCGCCAGTGACCTGTATTTGTTAATACAATCTATGCTTATAGAAGATGACAAATGATTAATCAAAGCATTTTTCTTCATATTACTATACTAGGTACCATCCTGAAATGAAGTGGTTTATCTCAATTGTAGGCGACGTGTCATCACAATGCAGCAGAAGGTATGGCTTATTTGGCATGTATCATGATGACCAAATTTGGCTAGAACACCATCTTTATATAATATATAATTTATGTTTATATTACCACATTAAAGTATAGTAGGTGACTGATTAAGCCATAATAATACACAAGTCATAATTGATGTCAAAAGTTATTCAGATAATCTCGATAGATTAATATCTTGATATACCAGGTAGATCATTTTATCTAAACAAGCACTATACACCAATCCGATCTTCATGAAAGATTTTTTCAAATTATTGCAGGTTATCCCAGGTTTAGAATAATTTTAATTCGGTATGGTTTATTTTAGATTATTGATTTGTAACATAACCTTAAAATGGTGTTCTAATTTGCAATATATTGTTACTAAGTATGTGTAGTATAAAGGAATCTAACTACATTTCAGACAGTAGAATTTCGATCGGTTTCTTAATATGGATATTTTTACTATTAACAAAAATCAGAGATAAAATTAAATTATGTAAGGAAATGATGAAATGCTCTTTAACCTTCCTTTATATACCTACTGAATTATTTAGAGCTTCAGCTGTAAGCTTTCCGACCTTGCCATCAGTTTGAAGTTTATTACCATTTATGTCTTTGTGAGTCTTTTGAAATTCTACAACCGCAGCATGTGTTTTATTACCAAATTTCCCATCTATCCCATCATGATTGGGTCCAAAATTCCCAAGATCATATCCAAGTTTTTTTAAAATGGTTTGAAGATTTTTAACCAGCATAGACCTAGGATCGTTTAAAACTAGCGGACCACTTCCACCATTGGAACGATTCCTCAGTTCATCTGGAGGTAGTGGGGTAAGAACAACCGTTTTTTTTGATATCTTATCGTATGCGGCTTTTGCCTGAATTATACCCGCGCCCAAAAAAATCTTCAAATCAGACCCGCCTTTGTTTTTTGCAGTAGTCATTAGAACATTCTTGACTTCACCCTGATTAACTGATGGGGATTTCTGTTTCAGTAATGCAATAACACCTGCAGCTATTGGAGTTGCAGCTGAAGTTCCACTATCACTATCGAAGAAGCCTGTGAAATGGGTGATGGAAGCAAAGTCTGGTTTATTAGGATCCAGGGCGGCGGGTCCACAACTGCTGTAACCAACATATTGTTCATTC
Coding sequences:
- a CDS encoding ParB/RepB/Spo0J family partition protein, with product MQKPFATSSLMNGIIEEVPIHQISSPSYRFHTRQSDFCDDDNIDELALSIKQNGLLNPIIVRTTTVTSTPALSEKTEFKIVTGNRRYLACKKLGLRKIVCQIVELDEKEAFEVSLVENIQRRDLDPLEEGKAFKAYVYDFGWGGLSDLSSKISKSISYISKRISLLDLPSEILDEVKKSNLSTSVAEELIYIKDKEKQLHIAQQVLGNKISVAKMRMLIKEGVDYEQHIANNNNNNTNSNKDNTDFITDANATISSSTPTNAVYIYEGDGMDYFDHSFRKDTLEEIDFKAQRAFDKTISTLKIALAKIGRIIEDVEDNWIVYETLMQHKNMINNQIDVLIKEKKKL
- a CDS encoding M12 family metallopeptidase, with translation MENNSGKKVSEDQIGKMPSGLDDFHIVDNTDSTSQRSGQGAEDQIGKMPSGLDDFHIVDNTDSTSQRSGQGAEDQIGKMPSGLDDFPSAVRDKESAEGICREFSEGTDTKKGFISGNTFTKKEVEYSVIDGVSIFEGDIAIKVTDNENATPSDDGDTNRAVIIPGSQFRWPNNTVPYEIDGALPNQQRVTDAVSHIQSRTGVRFIMRNSSNASSFPDYIRFERRDGCWSYVGRQGGKQIISLADGCGTGSTIHEICHALGCWHEQSREDRDTFIRINWENIQDANRHNFNQHITDGDDVGQYDYCSIMHYPATAFSKNGQPTIQVLRTDLPCGAAIGQRNGLSDGDIAAINLMYPRAGWGTRGGKITSEISVGRNKDGRLEIFARGTDNALWHTWQVAPNGGWVNGWASRGGIITSDPVVAQNADGRLEVFARGTDNGVWHTWQVAPNGGWVNGWATRGGRITSNIAVGRNKDGRLEIFARGTDNALWHTWQVAPNGGWVNGWASRGGIITSDPVVAQNADGRLEVFARGTDNGVWHTWQVAPNGGWVNGWATRGGRITSNIAVGRNKDGRLEIFARGTDNALWHTWQTAPSNGWVNGWASRGGIITSDPVVAQNADGRLEVFARGTDNALWHTWQTAPSNGWVNGWASRGGIITSDPVVAQNADGRLEVFARGADHAVWHIWQTAPNNGWSF
- a CDS encoding response regulator — protein: MSKSDDEQFIRNQPRHRILVVDDSYETNLFFKMTLEQEGLYVETYSDPLEVVQTFEPNYYDLVLLDIRLPHMNGFELYKMLKEIDKSVKVCFITSFEAYYKSLVEEFDLDIKCFIRKPIQKDELIKHVIEQLVTSE